In Castanea sativa cultivar Marrone di Chiusa Pesio chromosome 6, ASM4071231v1, a single window of DNA contains:
- the LOC142637925 gene encoding fatty acid desaturase 4, chloroplastic-like, with protein sequence MITSPPNRHILNDPSLRSTWAHRAWLACGCTTVLISLAKAIMGAAKSYIWLGPILAGLVGYILADLMSGVYHWVIDNYGSASTPIFGDQIDAFQGHHEQPWAITRREFASNLHALARAVTFTVLPMDLVVNDPIFHAFVAVWSGCLLFSQQFHAWAHTTKSRLPPLVIALQDMGLLVSRSQHAGHHIPPYNNNYCIVSGVWNEFLDKRQIFKALEMILFYKLGVRPRSWSEPSSSWTEASET encoded by the coding sequence ATGATCACTTCACCTCCTAACCGTCACATTCTCAATGACCCAAGTTTGAGATCAACGTGGGCACATCGTGCATGGTTAGCATGTGGGTGCACCACGGTGCTAATCTCTCTAGCAAAGGCAATAATGGGTGCAGCCAAATCATACATATGGCTTGGCCCCATTTTAGCAGGTTTGGTTGGTTACATATTAGCTGACCTTATGTCCGGAGTGTACCATTGGGTTATTGACAATTATGGTAGTGCCTCAACTCCAATCTTTGGAGACCAAATAGATGCATTTCAAGGTCACCATGAGCAGCCATGGGCAATCACTCGGAGAGAATTTGCAAGCAACTTACACGCCCTTGCTCGTGCCGTGACATTCACAGTGCTACCAATGGATCTTGTTGTCAATGATCCAAtatttcatgcctttgttgctGTGTGGTCGGGTTGCCTTTTGTTTAGCCAGCAATTTCATGCTTGGGCTCACACAACTAAGAGCCGGCTTCCACCATTGGTAATTGCATTGCAAGATATGGGATTGCTTGTGTCACGTTCACAACATGCTGGCCATCATATACCACCTTATAACAATAATTATTGCATAGTGAGTGGGGTTTGGAATGAATTTTTGGATAAGCGGCAGATTTTTAAGGCATTGGAGATGATATTGTTCTATAAGTTAGGGGTGAGACCTAGGTCTTGGAGTGAGCCTAGTTCTAGCTGGACTGAAGCGAGTGAGACTTAG